Proteins encoded within one genomic window of Kibdelosporangium phytohabitans:
- a CDS encoding O-methyltransferase: MRLIPVTDAIYDYIADHSTQVDEVHRDLVERARMRIGRDKGALLTLLTQLTNTRQAIEIGTFTGYATLCIARGLPAGGRVLTCDVSQEWTAVAERVWAHENVTAKIDLRLGTAIETLRALPPEPHHDLAFIGADKPGYLDYYEELLPRIRPGGAILINNVLLAGAVVTDPDDENARTMREFNAHVCADKRVDAVMLSVGDGITLARKRPVDSAD; encoded by the coding sequence ATGAGACTGATCCCGGTCACCGACGCGATTTACGACTACATCGCCGACCACAGCACACAGGTGGACGAGGTGCACCGCGACCTCGTCGAGCGCGCCCGGATGCGGATCGGGCGCGACAAGGGCGCGTTGCTGACGCTGCTCACCCAGTTGACGAACACCAGGCAGGCCATCGAGATCGGTACGTTCACCGGTTACGCGACACTGTGCATAGCCCGTGGCCTGCCCGCCGGCGGCCGGGTGCTCACCTGCGACGTCAGTCAGGAGTGGACCGCGGTCGCCGAACGGGTGTGGGCGCACGAGAACGTGACCGCGAAGATCGACCTGAGGCTGGGCACGGCCATCGAAACGCTGCGCGCGCTGCCGCCCGAACCGCACCACGACCTCGCCTTCATCGGCGCGGACAAGCCGGGATACCTGGACTACTACGAGGAACTGCTCCCCCGCATCCGGCCGGGCGGCGCCATCCTGATCAACAACGTGCTGCTGGCAGGCGCCGTGGTCACCGATCCGGACGACGAGAACGCTCGCACCATGCGCGAGTTCAACGCGCACGTCTGCGCGGACAAGCGCGTGGACGCCGTGATGCTCTCCGTCGGCGACGGCATCACGCTGGCCCGCAAGCGGCCGGTCGACAGCGCGGACTGA
- the ahcY gene encoding adenosylhomocysteinase encodes MTAVVSPSHQARATVGLDFAVADLSLAPFGRAEIRLAEHEMPGLMALRQEYGRTRPLRGARISGSLHMTVQTAVLIETLVILGAAVRWCSCNIFSTQDHAAAAVVVGPHGTAEQPQGVSVYAWKGETLPEYWWATENMLTWPDGAGPNMILDDGGDATQLVHRGVEYERNGAVPAERHGDSEEWRVTLGILRASLEASTDKWTKMAAGIRGVTEETTTGALRLRQLAATGELLFPAIDVNDAVTKSKFDNRYGIRHSLIDGINRGTDVLIGGKVAVVCGYGDVGKGAAESLRGQGARVVVTEIDPICALQAAMDGYEVRTLDQVIGSADIVITTTGNKDVVTVEHMARMKHQAVLGNVGHFDNEVDMAGLAGWTSVRRVVIKPQVDEWTFPDGHSIIVLSEGRLMNLGNATGHPSFVMSCSFTNQVLAQLELFANYEKHGRKVVRLSKRLDEKVARIHLAALGGSLTTLTADQAGYIGVDVDGPFKDEHYRY; translated from the coding sequence ATGACCGCGGTCGTATCCCCTTCACACCAGGCCAGGGCCACTGTCGGCCTCGATTTCGCCGTGGCCGACCTGTCACTGGCCCCGTTCGGGCGCGCCGAGATCCGGCTGGCCGAGCACGAGATGCCCGGGCTGATGGCCCTGCGGCAGGAGTACGGCCGGACGCGCCCGCTGCGCGGCGCCCGCATCTCCGGTTCCCTGCACATGACCGTGCAGACGGCAGTGCTCATCGAGACGCTGGTGATCCTGGGTGCGGCAGTGCGCTGGTGCTCGTGCAACATTTTCTCCACACAGGACCACGCGGCCGCTGCCGTCGTCGTCGGACCACACGGGACCGCGGAGCAGCCACAAGGTGTGTCGGTGTACGCCTGGAAAGGCGAGACGCTGCCGGAGTACTGGTGGGCGACGGAGAACATGCTGACCTGGCCGGACGGCGCGGGTCCGAACATGATCCTCGACGACGGCGGTGACGCGACCCAGCTCGTGCACCGGGGCGTCGAGTACGAAAGGAACGGCGCGGTCCCGGCGGAGAGGCACGGCGATTCCGAGGAGTGGCGCGTCACTCTCGGTATCCTGCGCGCCTCGCTCGAGGCGAGCACGGACAAGTGGACGAAGATGGCCGCCGGAATCCGCGGTGTCACCGAGGAGACCACGACGGGAGCGCTGCGGCTGCGGCAACTCGCGGCAACGGGCGAACTGCTGTTCCCGGCGATCGACGTCAACGACGCGGTGACCAAGTCGAAGTTCGACAACCGGTACGGCATCAGGCATTCGCTGATAGACGGCATCAACCGCGGCACCGACGTCCTGATCGGCGGCAAGGTGGCCGTCGTCTGCGGTTACGGTGACGTGGGCAAGGGCGCCGCCGAGTCCCTGCGCGGGCAGGGCGCCCGGGTGGTCGTGACCGAGATCGACCCGATCTGCGCGCTGCAGGCGGCCATGGACGGATACGAGGTCCGCACGCTCGACCAGGTGATCGGCTCCGCCGACATCGTGATCACCACGACCGGCAACAAGGACGTCGTCACTGTCGAGCACATGGCCCGGATGAAGCACCAGGCCGTGCTGGGCAACGTCGGCCACTTCGACAACGAGGTGGACATGGCCGGGCTGGCCGGCTGGACCAGCGTGCGCCGGGTCGTGATCAAGCCACAGGTCGACGAGTGGACGTTCCCCGACGGGCACAGCATCATCGTGCTGTCCGAAGGCAGGCTGATGAACCTGGGCAACGCCACCGGCCATCCCAGCTTCGTGATGTCGTGCAGCTTCACCAACCAGGTGCTGGCCCAGCTGGAGCTGTTCGCCAACTACGAGAAGCACGGCAGGAAGGTCGTCCGGCTGTCCAAGCGGCTCGACGAGAAGGTCGCCCGGATCCACCTGGCGGCACTGGGCGGTTCGCTCACCACGCTGACCGCCGACCAGGCCGGCTACATCGGTGTGGACGTCGACGGGCCGTTCAAGGACGAGCACTACCGCTACTGA
- the metH gene encoding methionine synthase produces the protein MTDSPVLATIADGVLVADGAMGTMLQSIDLSLDDFQGFEGCNEILNVTRPEVVRQVHRDYLAAGADAVETNTFGANLANLAEYGIAERIHELSEIGARLAREVADEFTTPDWPRFVLGSVGPGTKLPTLGHVRYAVLRDAYEQQVRGLLVGGVDAVIVETSQDLLQTKAAVLGAKRAMAADGRVVPIITEVTVETTGTMLLGSEIGAALTALEPLGIDLIGLNCATGPDEMSEHLRTLAKQARIPLAVMPNAGLPQLGPKGAQYPLGPEELAVALSRFVTEFGVRLVGGCCGTTTEHIRQVADAVRDLAPTPREANPEPGVSSLYQAVPFQQDASVLVIGERTNANGSKAFRDAMLAGKLDDCVDIARRQTRDGAHVLDLCVDYVGRDGAKDMDELAFRFATASTLPIVLDSTEPEVILAGLERLGGRCTINSVNYEDGTGPESRFQRTMTLVREHGAAVVVMCIDEEGQARTAGNKVGIAARIIDDLVRDWGMRIDDIIVDCLTFPITTGQEEVRRDAIETIAAISELKRRYPRVQTTLGVSNVSFGLNPAARQVLNSVFLHESVQAGLDTAILHASKIIPLARIPDRQRDVALDLVYDRRREGYDPLQELMGLFEGASVASSKESRAQELAALPLFARLERRIVDGERKGLDTDLDAALTEKPALLIINETLLAGMKTVGELFGSGQMQLPFVLQSAEVMKAAVACLEPHMEKTDADGKGRIVLATVKGDVHDIGKNLVDIILTNNGYDVVNLGTKQPIGTILDAADEHSADVIGMSGLLVKSTVIMKDNLSEMNSRGVGDRWPVLLGGAALTRAYVENDLNDMYTGDVRYARDAFEGLRLMEAIMGVKRGGSPVADEQMQAKVTERRTRRERSLRIAESRQRKAVDEDEPPPAARSAVSVDLPLPAPPFWGNRIVRGIPVAQYASMLDERATFMGQWGLRGARAGTGPTYEELVETDGRPRLRYWMERLATEKALAHAAVVYGYFPCVADGDDLVLLTEPDVGAPERTRFTFPRQSKERRLCLADFFRPKAAAVAAGEVDVVGFSLVTMGQPIADAANELFANDSYRDYLEVHGLGVQLTEALAELWHRRMREELHLPDGTALSAEDPADLADYFKLGYRGARFSLGYGACPDLDDRAKVVDLLRPERVGVKLSEEFQLHPEQSTDAIVVHHPEATYFNV, from the coding sequence GTGACCGATTCGCCGGTGCTCGCCACGATCGCGGACGGTGTCCTCGTCGCCGACGGCGCGATGGGCACGATGCTGCAGTCCATCGACCTGTCCCTGGACGACTTCCAGGGTTTCGAAGGCTGCAACGAGATCCTCAACGTCACCCGCCCCGAGGTGGTGCGCCAGGTCCACCGCGACTACCTCGCGGCAGGCGCGGACGCGGTGGAGACGAACACCTTCGGCGCGAACCTGGCCAACCTGGCCGAGTACGGCATCGCCGAGCGCATCCACGAACTGTCGGAGATCGGTGCCCGGCTCGCCAGGGAGGTCGCCGACGAGTTCACCACCCCGGACTGGCCGCGGTTCGTCCTGGGGTCCGTCGGCCCCGGCACGAAGCTGCCGACCCTCGGCCACGTCCGGTACGCCGTCCTGCGGGACGCCTACGAGCAGCAGGTGCGCGGTCTGCTGGTCGGTGGCGTTGACGCGGTCATCGTGGAGACCTCGCAGGACCTGTTGCAGACCAAGGCCGCTGTGCTCGGCGCCAAACGCGCCATGGCCGCCGACGGCCGGGTCGTGCCGATCATCACCGAGGTCACGGTGGAGACGACCGGGACGATGCTGCTCGGCTCCGAGATCGGCGCCGCGCTGACCGCGCTGGAACCGCTGGGTATCGACCTGATCGGCCTGAACTGCGCCACCGGGCCGGACGAGATGAGCGAGCACCTGCGGACACTGGCCAAACAGGCACGTATCCCGCTGGCGGTCATGCCCAACGCCGGACTGCCGCAACTCGGCCCGAAGGGCGCGCAATACCCGCTCGGGCCCGAGGAACTGGCTGTCGCGTTGTCGCGGTTCGTCACCGAGTTCGGTGTACGGCTGGTCGGCGGGTGCTGCGGGACGACCACCGAGCACATCCGCCAGGTCGCCGACGCCGTTCGGGACCTGGCACCGACTCCCCGCGAGGCCAATCCCGAGCCCGGCGTGTCGTCGCTGTACCAGGCGGTGCCGTTCCAGCAGGACGCCTCGGTGCTGGTGATCGGCGAACGCACCAACGCCAACGGTTCCAAGGCGTTCCGCGACGCCATGCTGGCCGGGAAGCTGGACGACTGCGTCGACATCGCCCGCAGGCAGACCCGCGACGGCGCGCACGTGCTCGACCTGTGCGTGGACTACGTGGGCCGCGACGGCGCGAAGGACATGGACGAACTGGCCTTCCGGTTCGCGACCGCGTCGACGCTGCCGATCGTGCTGGATTCGACCGAGCCGGAGGTGATCCTCGCCGGGCTGGAGCGCCTCGGTGGCCGGTGCACGATCAACTCGGTGAACTACGAGGACGGGACCGGGCCGGAATCCCGCTTCCAGCGAACCATGACGCTCGTGCGCGAGCACGGCGCGGCGGTCGTGGTGATGTGCATCGACGAGGAGGGCCAGGCGCGCACCGCCGGCAACAAGGTCGGGATCGCCGCCCGGATCATCGACGACCTGGTGCGGGACTGGGGAATGCGGATCGACGACATCATCGTCGACTGCCTGACCTTCCCGATCACCACTGGGCAGGAGGAGGTCCGCAGGGACGCCATCGAGACCATCGCGGCCATCTCCGAGCTCAAACGCCGCTATCCGAGGGTGCAGACGACGCTGGGTGTGTCGAACGTGTCGTTCGGGCTCAACCCGGCCGCTCGCCAGGTCCTCAACTCGGTGTTCCTGCACGAGAGCGTGCAGGCCGGGCTGGACACCGCGATCCTGCACGCGTCGAAGATCATCCCGCTGGCCCGGATCCCCGACCGGCAGCGGGATGTCGCACTGGATCTGGTCTACGACCGCCGCCGCGAGGGCTACGACCCGCTGCAGGAACTGATGGGCCTGTTCGAAGGCGCCTCCGTGGCCTCGTCGAAGGAGAGCCGGGCACAGGAACTGGCGGCGCTGCCGTTGTTCGCGCGGCTCGAACGGCGCATCGTCGACGGTGAACGCAAGGGGCTGGACACCGACCTCGACGCCGCGCTGACCGAGAAACCAGCGTTGCTGATCATCAACGAGACCTTGCTGGCCGGCATGAAGACCGTGGGGGAACTGTTCGGTTCCGGGCAGATGCAGCTGCCGTTCGTGCTGCAGTCGGCGGAGGTGATGAAGGCGGCTGTCGCGTGCCTCGAGCCGCACATGGAGAAGACCGACGCGGACGGCAAGGGCCGCATCGTGCTCGCCACGGTCAAGGGCGACGTGCACGACATCGGCAAGAACCTCGTCGACATCATCCTCACCAACAACGGCTACGACGTGGTCAACCTGGGCACCAAGCAACCCATCGGCACGATCCTCGACGCCGCCGACGAGCACAGCGCCGACGTGATCGGCATGTCCGGGCTGCTGGTCAAGTCCACTGTGATCATGAAGGACAACTTGTCGGAGATGAACTCCCGCGGGGTCGGCGACCGCTGGCCCGTCCTGCTCGGCGGCGCCGCGCTCACCCGCGCGTACGTGGAGAACGACCTCAACGACATGTACACCGGTGACGTCCGCTACGCCCGTGACGCCTTCGAAGGCCTCCGGCTGATGGAGGCCATCATGGGCGTCAAACGCGGCGGGTCACCCGTGGCCGACGAGCAGATGCAAGCCAAGGTCACCGAACGCCGGACCCGTCGCGAGCGTTCGCTGCGGATCGCCGAATCCCGCCAACGCAAGGCGGTCGACGAGGACGAACCGCCGCCAGCGGCCCGCTCCGCAGTGTCCGTCGACCTGCCGCTGCCGGCCCCGCCGTTCTGGGGCAACCGGATCGTGCGGGGGATCCCGGTCGCGCAGTACGCGTCCATGCTCGACGAACGTGCGACCTTCATGGGCCAGTGGGGCCTGCGGGGCGCCCGCGCCGGCACCGGCCCCACCTACGAGGAACTGGTCGAGACGGACGGACGGCCCAGGCTGCGGTACTGGATGGAGCGGCTCGCCACGGAGAAAGCCCTCGCGCACGCCGCCGTGGTCTACGGCTACTTCCCGTGCGTCGCCGACGGCGACGACCTCGTCCTGCTCACCGAGCCGGACGTGGGCGCACCCGAACGCACCCGGTTCACCTTCCCCCGGCAGAGCAAGGAACGCAGGCTCTGCCTCGCCGACTTCTTCCGGCCGAAGGCCGCCGCCGTGGCGGCGGGTGAGGTCGACGTGGTCGGGTTCAGCCTCGTCACGATGGGCCAGCCGATCGCCGACGCGGCCAACGAGCTGTTCGCCAACGACTCCTACCGCGACTACCTGGAGGTCCACGGCCTGGGCGTGCAGCTCACCGAGGCCCTCGCCGAGCTTTGGCACCGCCGCATGCGGGAGGAGCTCCACCTGCCCGACGGCACCGCGCTGTCGGCTGAGGACCCGGCTGACCTCGCGGACTACTTCAAGCTCGGCTACCGCGGTGCCCGGTTCTCCCTCGGCTACGGCGCCTGTCCCGACCTGGATGACCGCGCCAAGGTCGTCGACCTGCTGCGGCCCGAACGCGTCGGCGTCAAGCTCTCCGAGGAGTTCCAGCTGCATCCCGAGCAGTCCACCGACGCCATCGTCGTGCACCACCCCGAAGCCACGTACTTCAACGTCTGA
- a CDS encoding carbohydrate kinase family protein — MRVAITGSIATDHLMVYPGRFAEHFIADKLDRLSLSFLVDRLDIRRGGAAANICFGMGMLGLRPALVGAAGHDFADYRSWLERHGVDTGSVRVSQTKFTARFLCTTDDYHNQIASFYSGAMAEAREIELAPVAARTGGLDLVVIAPNDPAAMVRHTEECRDRGYVFAADPSQQLARMTPHEIRTLVTGATYLFTNEYERDLLLSRTKWTAGRVLDEVGTWITTLGEQGARIESAAGEVRTVTAAKVTAKVDPTGAGDAFRAGFLAGRSWGLAVDRSAQIGCALASVSLASLGSQEYEVDAAGLLARFSAAYGPVAAAEVSPHLPGNIPAAVVGQ; from the coding sequence ATGCGTGTAGCGATAACCGGATCGATCGCGACCGATCACCTGATGGTCTACCCAGGACGGTTCGCTGAGCACTTCATCGCCGACAAACTGGACCGGCTCTCGCTGTCGTTCCTGGTCGACCGGCTCGACATCCGGCGCGGTGGCGCGGCCGCGAACATCTGCTTCGGCATGGGAATGCTCGGCCTGCGCCCGGCGCTGGTCGGCGCGGCCGGCCACGATTTCGCCGACTACCGCTCCTGGCTGGAGCGCCACGGCGTGGACACCGGGTCGGTGCGGGTGTCACAGACCAAGTTCACCGCGCGGTTCCTGTGCACCACCGACGACTACCACAACCAGATCGCCTCCTTCTACTCCGGGGCGATGGCGGAGGCGCGGGAGATCGAACTGGCCCCGGTCGCCGCCCGCACCGGCGGTCTCGACCTGGTGGTGATCGCGCCGAACGACCCAGCCGCGATGGTCCGCCACACCGAGGAATGCCGGGACCGCGGCTACGTCTTCGCCGCGGACCCGTCGCAGCAACTGGCCAGGATGACACCGCATGAGATCCGCACCCTCGTCACCGGCGCCACATACCTGTTCACCAACGAGTACGAGCGCGATCTGCTGCTCTCCAGGACGAAGTGGACCGCCGGTCGCGTGCTGGACGAAGTCGGCACCTGGATCACCACGCTCGGCGAGCAGGGCGCGCGCATCGAGTCCGCGGCGGGCGAGGTCCGCACGGTCACCGCAGCCAAGGTGACCGCGAAAGTGGATCCGACCGGGGCGGGCGACGCGTTCCGCGCGGGTTTCCTCGCGGGCCGCTCCTGGGGGCTGGCCGTCGACCGGTCGGCCCAGATCGGGTGCGCGCTGGCGTCGGTGTCGCTGGCGAGCCTGGGTTCCCAGGAGTACGAAGTGGACGCCGCAGGGCTGCTGGCCCGGTTCTCCGCCGCGTACGGACCGGTGGCCGCGGCCGAGGTCAGTCCGCACCTGCCCGGGAACATCCCCGCCGCGGTGGTGGGACAGTGA
- the metK gene encoding methionine adenosyltransferase, translating into MHKHLFTSESVTEGHPDKICDAVSDEILDALLASDPHSRVAVETLVTTGQVHVAGEVTTTAYVDIPAIVRDTILKIGYDSSAKGFDGNSCGVNVAIGSQSPDIAQGVDAAYETRMENASDEIDLQGAGDQGLMFGYACTDTPELMPLPIALAHRLAHRLTKVRKDGVMPYLRPDGKTQVTIEYARHKAVRLDTVVVSSQHAEGVDLERLLGADMRGHVLAPEIAGLELATDDVRLLVNPTGRFVIGGPMGDAGLTGRKIIVDTYGGMARHGGGAFSGKDPSKVDRSAAYAMRWVAKNVVAAGLASRIEVQVAYAIGKAAPVGLFVETFGTENVSPERIWSAIRDVFDLRPAAIIRDLGLLRPIYAQTAAYGHFGRPELDLPWERTDRADDLKQAATN; encoded by the coding sequence GTGCACAAACATCTCTTCACGTCGGAATCGGTGACCGAAGGGCATCCGGACAAAATCTGCGACGCCGTCAGCGACGAGATCCTTGACGCGTTGCTGGCGTCGGATCCGCACTCCCGGGTCGCGGTGGAAACCCTGGTCACCACAGGCCAGGTGCACGTCGCGGGAGAGGTGACCACCACGGCGTACGTGGACATCCCCGCCATCGTCCGCGACACGATTCTCAAGATCGGGTACGACTCGTCCGCGAAGGGGTTCGACGGCAACTCGTGCGGTGTCAACGTGGCCATCGGCTCCCAGTCGCCCGACATCGCGCAAGGTGTGGACGCGGCCTACGAGACGCGGATGGAGAACGCCTCCGACGAGATCGACCTGCAAGGCGCGGGTGACCAGGGCCTGATGTTCGGCTACGCGTGCACCGACACGCCGGAGCTGATGCCGCTGCCGATCGCGCTCGCGCACCGGCTGGCCCACCGCCTGACGAAGGTACGCAAGGACGGCGTGATGCCGTATCTGCGGCCGGACGGCAAGACCCAGGTGACCATCGAGTACGCCCGGCACAAGGCGGTCCGGCTGGACACCGTGGTGGTGTCCAGCCAGCACGCCGAGGGCGTGGACCTGGAGCGGCTGCTCGGCGCCGACATGCGCGGGCACGTGCTGGCACCCGAGATCGCCGGGCTGGAGCTGGCCACGGATGACGTGCGGCTGCTGGTCAACCCGACCGGCCGGTTCGTGATCGGCGGGCCGATGGGTGACGCGGGCCTGACCGGCCGCAAGATCATCGTGGACACCTACGGCGGCATGGCGCGCCACGGCGGCGGCGCCTTCTCCGGCAAGGACCCGTCCAAAGTAGACCGATCGGCTGCCTACGCGATGCGGTGGGTGGCCAAGAACGTGGTCGCGGCCGGCCTCGCCTCCCGGATCGAGGTGCAGGTCGCGTACGCGATCGGCAAGGCGGCCCCGGTCGGGTTGTTCGTGGAGACGTTCGGCACGGAGAACGTGTCCCCCGAGCGGATCTGGTCGGCCATCCGCGACGTGTTCGACCTGCGGCCCGCCGCGATCATCAGGGACCTCGGCCTGCTGCGGCCGATCTACGCGCAGACGGCCGCGTACGGCCACTTCGGCCGCCCCGAACTGGATTTGCCGTGGGAGCGAACCGATCGCGCGGACGATCTCAAGCAGGCAGCCACCAACTGA
- a CDS encoding AfsR/SARP family transcriptional regulator, with protein sequence MEFGVLGPLLLVHGDACCVPTAPKGRQLLAFLMVNANQIVPVRACVDELWQANPPKSAVSTLQTYVLQIRRLLRAATPHDDHEVLATHNRSYQLHVLVEGFDRAAFESEVGSARAAARRGDDRHAADLFDSALGLWRGPALIDVPDGPVIAAHRVELEEARFGVLEQRVEAHLRLGRHRELLAELATRADDYPMRENVQAQLMVALYRSGRPAQAIEMFHRLRGLLFDEFGLDPVPRMRRLYEAILVADPVLEVPVPRQREESLRVAG encoded by the coding sequence ATGGAATTCGGTGTGCTTGGTCCGCTTTTACTCGTGCACGGTGACGCGTGCTGTGTGCCGACGGCGCCCAAGGGGCGGCAACTGCTGGCGTTTCTGATGGTCAACGCGAACCAGATTGTTCCGGTGCGCGCGTGCGTCGACGAACTCTGGCAGGCCAACCCGCCCAAGAGCGCCGTGTCGACCCTGCAGACCTACGTGCTGCAGATCCGGCGGCTGCTGCGCGCGGCGACCCCGCACGACGACCACGAGGTTCTCGCCACCCACAACCGGAGCTACCAGCTGCACGTCCTGGTGGAGGGCTTCGACCGCGCCGCGTTCGAGTCCGAAGTGGGCAGTGCCCGCGCGGCCGCCCGCCGAGGCGACGACCGGCACGCCGCCGACCTGTTCGACTCCGCGTTGGGCCTGTGGCGGGGGCCCGCGTTGATCGACGTGCCGGACGGCCCGGTGATCGCGGCGCACCGGGTGGAGCTGGAGGAGGCCCGGTTCGGTGTGCTGGAACAACGCGTCGAGGCGCATCTGCGGCTCGGCAGGCACCGCGAACTGCTCGCCGAGCTGGCGACCCGCGCCGACGACTATCCCATGCGCGAGAACGTGCAGGCCCAGCTCATGGTCGCGCTGTACCGCTCGGGCAGGCCCGCGCAGGCGATCGAGATGTTCCACCGGCTGCGCGGGCTGTTGTTCGACGAGTTCGGTCTCGACCCGGTGCCGCGGATGCGGCGACTGTACGAAGCGATCCTCGTGGCCGACCCGGTGCTGGAGGTGCCCGTGCCCCGGCAGCGCGAGGAGTCGTTGCGCGTCGCCGGCTGA
- a CDS encoding RNA polymerase sigma factor has product MAIEATDVLLAALADDLDPGFADLVHTYEGVLFAAAMRASGNAAEAEELAAESFLRAYVALRGYERWRILALRPQSWLLTIMLNTWRNSVRSASRRPPQTLVAGVADEPAAGQSVEQQVTASETRRELTGLMWRLPDDQRVAVALRHVVGLPVAEVATLMHIPEGTAKSHTCRGLRALRGMYASRYR; this is encoded by the coding sequence ATGGCAATCGAGGCGACCGATGTCCTGCTCGCGGCCCTCGCCGACGACCTCGACCCCGGATTCGCCGATCTGGTGCACACCTACGAAGGTGTCCTGTTCGCCGCCGCGATGCGGGCCAGTGGCAATGCCGCGGAGGCCGAAGAGCTCGCCGCCGAGTCGTTTCTGCGTGCCTACGTCGCGCTGCGCGGCTACGAGCGGTGGCGCATTCTCGCGCTGCGGCCCCAGTCGTGGTTGCTCACGATCATGCTCAACACCTGGCGCAACAGCGTGCGCAGCGCGAGCAGGCGCCCGCCGCAGACGCTGGTGGCCGGCGTAGCCGACGAACCAGCCGCCGGCCAGAGCGTCGAGCAGCAGGTCACGGCCAGTGAGACCCGGCGCGAACTGACCGGCTTGATGTGGCGGTTGCCGGACGACCAGCGGGTCGCGGTGGCGCTGCGGCACGTCGTCGGACTGCCTGTCGCCGAGGTGGCCACCTTGATGCACATCCCGGAAGGGACCGCGAAATCCCATACCTGTCGTGGTCTGCGGGCGCTGCGGGGCATGTACGCCAGCCGCTACCGCTGA
- a CDS encoding GH1 family beta-glucosidase: MTFPDGFVWGAATAAYQVEGAGTADGRVPSIWDAFCRVPGAVTGGDTGDVAADHYRLMEQDVRMMARLGLRAYRFSVAWPRVADLGFYDRLVDTLLANGIEPWATLYHWDLPQVHEETGGWANRDTAYHFGDYAETVLRRLGDRVPNWITLNEPWCAAFLGYASGIHAPGRTEPNAAVAAAHHLLLGHGIAMHAIRSSAPSAQAGITLNLFPVHCDDPADPLAADAVRRIDGLQNRLFLDPVVRGTYPDDVLTDLAPHGLPETIKPGDLELIRQPMDLLGVNYYRDIHVAPGADAESPSPWVGSEHVRFPDRGLPKTDSGWDIVPAGLTELLVRLRRDYPGLPVYITENGAAFPGIDDTDRVSYLDGHLRAALGAIDQGVDLRGYFLWSLMDNFEWAEGYAKRFGMVHVDFRTQVRTTKTSAHWYARVIAANALP, encoded by the coding sequence GTGACGTTTCCCGACGGATTCGTGTGGGGCGCGGCGACCGCCGCGTACCAGGTCGAAGGAGCCGGCACGGCCGACGGCCGGGTGCCCTCGATCTGGGACGCGTTCTGCCGCGTGCCGGGAGCCGTGACCGGTGGCGACACCGGCGACGTGGCCGCCGATCACTACCGGCTGATGGAACAGGACGTGCGCATGATGGCCCGGCTCGGCCTGCGGGCGTACCGGTTCTCCGTCGCCTGGCCGCGGGTGGCCGATCTCGGCTTCTACGACCGGCTCGTGGACACGCTGCTGGCCAACGGCATCGAACCGTGGGCCACGCTGTACCACTGGGATCTCCCCCAGGTCCACGAGGAAACCGGCGGCTGGGCCAACCGCGACACCGCTTACCACTTCGGCGACTACGCGGAGACAGTACTGCGCCGGCTGGGCGACCGAGTGCCGAACTGGATCACCTTGAACGAACCGTGGTGCGCGGCTTTCCTCGGTTACGCGTCAGGGATCCACGCCCCGGGCCGCACGGAGCCGAACGCGGCGGTCGCAGCCGCCCACCACCTGCTGCTGGGTCACGGAATCGCGATGCACGCCATCCGGTCGTCCGCGCCCTCGGCGCAGGCAGGCATCACGCTCAACCTGTTCCCCGTGCACTGCGACGACCCGGCCGATCCCCTGGCCGCCGACGCGGTCCGGCGGATCGACGGGCTGCAGAACCGGTTGTTCCTCGATCCTGTCGTGCGCGGCACGTACCCGGACGACGTGCTGACCGACCTCGCGCCCCACGGCCTGCCGGAAACGATCAAGCCGGGGGACCTCGAACTGATCCGCCAGCCGATGGATCTGCTCGGCGTCAACTACTACCGCGACATCCACGTGGCGCCGGGGGCCGATGCCGAGTCGCCGTCGCCGTGGGTCGGTTCCGAGCACGTCCGGTTCCCCGACCGCGGCCTGCCGAAGACGGACAGCGGCTGGGACATCGTCCCGGCAGGCCTGACCGAACTGCTCGTCCGGCTGCGGCGGGACTATCCCGGATTGCCTGTGTACATCACCGAGAACGGCGCGGCTTTCCCCGGGATCGACGACACCGACCGTGTCTCGTACCTCGACGGGCATCTGCGCGCGGCACTCGGCGCGATCGATCAGGGCGTGGACCTGCGTGGGTACTTCCTGTGGTCGTTGATGGACAACTTCGAGTGGGCCGAGGGGTACGCCAAGCGGTTCGGAATGGTGCACGTGGACTTCCGGACCCAGGTCCGCACCACCAAGACGAGTGCGCACTGGTACGCCCGCGTGATCGCCGCGAATGCACTGCCCTGA